In one Halorubrum sp. CBA1229 genomic region, the following are encoded:
- a CDS encoding PAS domain S-box protein gives MSDRIRVLHADDDPDLAEVTRSFLEREDERIDVETVPNATEGLERIEAGGFDCVVSDHDMPGPNGIEFLQRVRERDPDLPFILYTGKGSETVASEAISAGVTDYLQKGGGTEQYEILANRIADAVMKRRAEREAERTRTHLRAITDNSMDAIVTIDEESTVQFANPAVERLFGYAPDELEGESLTKLMPDRKSAEHTAALERYVSGGDPKTDWSAVEFPGRHRDGHEVPLSISFGEFEEDGERRFVGIIRDVTERERHRAFLERSNDIVMALDADGTFQYVSPSAESLLGFESAELLGENAFAYVHPDDRDRVREGFRKSVTGDTENPTIEHRLERADGDYLWVESVGSNRLDDRGIDGYVINTRDVSDRKRREEKLARLREWTQDLNYARTVDETTQLAVDAAAAIVGGGLSGVHLENEAGDALEPAALAESVPMFFDEQPSYDRDAPPGSRAALVWEAYRGGEPIAVDQLSTWDQLGEETPAESLVLHPIEGHGVFVISASTANAFTDTDVLIAQILANHLEAALDRVARETSLERLHDATRSLIRADSREEIAEQIVDAAAEVLGFSITTVRLYDEDAGGLVPVAVSEAVEGTLPERPVFTPDSGSLNWAAYEAGEVRVYDDIETVDAVDKGTGLRSLLILPAGEYGTISIGETEPGVFDGTDEFLARILATAAETAFQSEAKTERLHRRSDELERQNDRLEEFASVVSHDLRNPLNVAEGRVELARDDCDTPHLDIAARAHERMETLIDDLLTLAREGERVNETRPVELASVVESCWLNVDTANATLAVESDLTLQADESRLQQLMENLIRNAIDHGGNGVSVAVGDLDDGEGFFVADDGPGIDPDEQAAVFDAGYSTSEGGTGFGLRIVEQVATAHGWEVRVTNDPDLGGARFEVSGVEVAERAVEE, from the coding sequence ATGAGCGACCGGATCCGCGTCCTCCACGCCGACGACGACCCAGATCTCGCCGAAGTGACGAGATCGTTTCTCGAACGCGAGGACGAGCGGATCGACGTCGAAACCGTCCCGAACGCGACCGAGGGACTGGAGCGGATCGAGGCGGGCGGGTTCGACTGCGTCGTCTCCGATCACGACATGCCCGGACCGAACGGGATCGAGTTCTTACAGCGCGTCCGGGAGCGCGACCCTGACCTCCCCTTTATCCTGTACACCGGAAAGGGGTCGGAGACGGTCGCCAGCGAGGCGATCTCCGCCGGGGTGACGGATTACCTCCAGAAGGGCGGCGGCACCGAGCAGTACGAGATCCTCGCGAACCGGATCGCCGACGCCGTGATGAAGCGCCGCGCCGAGCGCGAGGCCGAGCGGACCCGGACCCACCTCCGCGCGATCACCGACAACTCGATGGACGCGATCGTCACCATCGACGAGGAGAGCACGGTCCAGTTCGCGAACCCCGCCGTGGAGCGGCTGTTCGGCTACGCGCCCGACGAGCTGGAGGGCGAGTCGCTGACGAAACTGATGCCCGACCGGAAGTCGGCGGAGCACACCGCGGCGCTCGAACGATACGTCTCCGGCGGCGACCCGAAGACGGACTGGTCGGCCGTCGAGTTCCCGGGCCGGCACCGCGACGGCCACGAGGTGCCCCTGTCGATCTCCTTCGGCGAGTTCGAGGAGGACGGCGAGCGCCGGTTCGTCGGGATCATCCGTGACGTGACGGAGCGCGAGCGGCATCGCGCGTTTCTCGAGCGCTCCAACGACATCGTCATGGCGCTCGACGCGGACGGGACGTTTCAGTACGTCAGCCCGTCCGCCGAGTCGCTGCTCGGCTTCGAGTCGGCGGAGCTCCTCGGCGAGAACGCGTTCGCGTACGTCCACCCGGACGACCGTGACCGGGTCCGCGAGGGGTTCCGGAAGTCGGTCACCGGCGACACGGAGAATCCGACGATCGAGCACCGGCTGGAGCGCGCCGACGGCGACTACTTGTGGGTGGAGTCGGTCGGCAGCAACAGGCTCGACGACCGCGGGATCGACGGGTACGTGATCAACACGCGGGACGTCTCCGACCGGAAGCGGCGCGAGGAGAAGCTGGCCCGCCTCCGCGAGTGGACGCAGGATCTCAACTACGCCCGGACGGTCGACGAGACGACGCAGCTGGCGGTCGACGCCGCGGCGGCGATCGTCGGAGGGGGGCTGAGCGGGGTCCACTTGGAGAACGAGGCGGGGGACGCGCTCGAACCGGCCGCGCTCGCCGAGTCCGTCCCGATGTTCTTCGACGAGCAGCCCTCGTACGACCGGGACGCGCCGCCGGGGTCGCGCGCGGCTCTCGTGTGGGAGGCGTACCGCGGCGGCGAGCCCATCGCCGTCGACCAGCTCTCGACTTGGGACCAGCTCGGCGAGGAGACGCCCGCGGAGAGCCTGGTACTCCACCCGATCGAGGGCCACGGGGTGTTCGTCATCTCCGCGTCGACGGCCAACGCGTTCACCGACACGGACGTCCTCATCGCCCAGATACTGGCGAACCACTTGGAGGCCGCCCTCGACCGCGTCGCCCGCGAGACCAGCCTCGAACGGCTCCACGACGCGACGCGGAGCCTGATCCGCGCGGACTCGCGGGAGGAGATCGCCGAGCAGATCGTCGACGCCGCGGCGGAGGTGCTCGGCTTCTCGATCACCACCGTCCGGCTCTACGACGAGGACGCCGGCGGGCTGGTCCCGGTCGCCGTCTCGGAGGCGGTCGAGGGGACGCTCCCCGAGCGACCGGTGTTCACGCCGGACAGCGGGAGCCTCAACTGGGCCGCCTACGAGGCGGGCGAGGTCCGGGTGTACGACGACATCGAGACCGTCGACGCCGTCGACAAGGGGACCGGACTCAGGAGCCTGCTGATCCTCCCGGCCGGCGAGTACGGAACGATATCGATCGGCGAGACCGAGCCGGGCGTGTTCGACGGGACCGACGAGTTCCTCGCGCGCATCCTCGCGACCGCCGCGGAGACGGCGTTCCAGTCCGAGGCGAAGACCGAGCGGCTCCACCGGCGGAGCGACGAGCTAGAGCGGCAGAACGACCGGTTAGAGGAGTTCGCCAGCGTCGTCTCGCACGACCTCCGCAACCCGCTCAACGTGGCGGAGGGACGGGTCGAGCTGGCCCGAGACGACTGCGACACGCCGCATCTCGACATCGCTGCCCGGGCCCACGAGCGGATGGAGACCCTGATCGACGACCTGCTCACGCTCGCCCGAGAGGGAGAGCGGGTGAACGAGACGCGTCCGGTCGAACTCGCGTCGGTCGTCGAGTCCTGCTGGCTGAACGTCGACACCGCGAACGCGACGCTCGCCGTCGAGAGCGACCTGACGCTGCAGGCCGACGAGAGCCGGCTGCAACAGCTGATGGAGAACCTGATACGCAACGCGATCGATCACGGCGGCAACGGCGTCAGCGTCGCGGTCGGCGATCTCGACGACGGCGAGGGGTTCTTCGTCGCGGACGACGGCCCCGGGATCGACCCCGACGAGCAGGCAGCCGTGTTCGACGCGGGCTACTCGACCTCGGAGGGGGGTACGGGGTTCGGACTGCGGATCGTCGAGCAGGTGGCGACCGCTCACGGCTGGGAGGTGCGGGTGACAAACGATCCCGACCTGGGGGGCGCCCGGTTCGAGGTGAGCGGCGTCGAGGTCGCGGAGCGAGCGGTCGAAGAGTGA
- the mce gene encoding methylmalonyl-CoA epimerase yields the protein MRFDHVGVATRDAADLAELFDGLLDAPVAHDETFDGMEVVFLELDGGGYFELLEPDDGGAIADYLDREGSGIHHVALATDDLPAALDRARDLGVDLIDEEPRPGAWGHEVAFCHPRSTGGVLVEFVEH from the coding sequence ATGCGATTCGATCACGTCGGTGTCGCGACGCGCGACGCCGCCGATCTCGCCGAGCTGTTCGACGGCCTGCTCGACGCACCGGTCGCCCACGACGAGACGTTCGACGGGATGGAGGTCGTCTTCCTCGAACTCGACGGCGGCGGTTACTTCGAGCTGTTAGAGCCCGACGACGGCGGCGCGATCGCCGACTACCTCGACCGGGAGGGATCGGGGATCCACCACGTCGCGCTCGCGACCGACGACCTCCCGGCGGCGCTGGACCGCGCCCGCGACCTCGGTGTCGATCTCATCGACGAGGAGCCGCGCCCCGGCGCGTGGGGCCACGAGGTCGCCTTCTGCCACCCGCGCTCGACGGGCGGGGTGCTCGTGGAGTTCGTCGAGCACTGA
- a CDS encoding OB-fold domain-containing protein: protein MSDDGAAENGGGAESDGGDADATGAAPTPVTDADYDEWLDAVAAGEGYALVCPEGHGSLPPRRRCPECGSTPLSREPFAETGRVETFSVVHVPSPRFADDAPYVTAVADLGPVRTSGVLRGVDPEGDAVEVGLSVEVGVEERATDGEPLVVFRPVDGE, encoded by the coding sequence ATGAGCGACGACGGCGCGGCGGAGAACGGTGGCGGCGCGGAGAGCGACGGCGGAGACGCGGACGCTACCGGGGCCGCGCCGACGCCGGTCACCGACGCCGACTACGACGAGTGGCTCGACGCGGTCGCGGCTGGCGAGGGCTACGCGCTCGTCTGTCCGGAGGGGCACGGGTCGCTCCCGCCGCGGCGGCGCTGCCCGGAGTGCGGGTCGACCCCGCTCTCGCGGGAACCCTTCGCCGAGACCGGCCGCGTGGAGACGTTCAGCGTCGTCCACGTCCCCTCGCCGCGGTTCGCGGACGACGCCCCGTACGTCACCGCCGTCGCCGACCTCGGCCCGGTCCGGACGAGCGGGGTCCTGCGCGGCGTCGACCCCGAGGGCGACGCGGTCGAGGTCGGGCTGTCGGTCGAGGTCGGCGTCGAGGAGCGGGCGACCGACGGGGAGCCGCTGGTGGTGTTCCGCCCGGTCGACGGCGAGTGA
- a CDS encoding translation initiation factor IF-2 subunit alpha translates to MKYSGWPEPGELVVGDVDEIADFGVFVDLDEYEDKRGLCHISEVASGWIKNVRDHVREGQTVVAKVLEVDESANQIDLSIKDVNEHQRKDKIQAWKNSQKADNWMLIALGEDVDDDRYTEVANALLAEYDSLYDAFEAAAISGDEALDGVDVDDDAREAIVEAARDNVSVPYVDVTGYVDLESAAPDGVDDVKAALEAAEGDGDIPDGVDLEVGYVGSPEYRIKVRAPDYKTAEDQLETAAARARKAIEDAGGVGEFHRERREDDE, encoded by the coding sequence ATGAAGTACAGCGGCTGGCCCGAACCCGGCGAGCTGGTGGTCGGCGACGTCGACGAGATCGCCGACTTCGGCGTCTTCGTCGACCTCGACGAGTACGAGGACAAGCGCGGCCTCTGCCACATCAGCGAGGTCGCCTCCGGCTGGATCAAGAACGTCCGCGACCACGTCCGCGAGGGGCAGACGGTCGTCGCGAAGGTGCTCGAGGTCGACGAGTCCGCGAACCAGATCGACCTGTCGATCAAAGACGTCAACGAGCACCAGCGGAAGGACAAGATACAGGCCTGGAAGAACTCGCAGAAGGCCGACAACTGGATGCTCATCGCGCTGGGCGAGGACGTCGACGACGACCGGTACACCGAGGTCGCCAACGCGCTCCTCGCCGAGTACGACTCGCTGTACGACGCCTTCGAGGCGGCGGCGATAAGCGGCGACGAGGCCCTGGACGGGGTCGACGTCGACGACGACGCACGCGAGGCGATCGTCGAGGCCGCCCGCGACAACGTCTCGGTGCCGTACGTCGACGTGACCGGCTACGTCGACCTCGAGTCCGCGGCCCCCGACGGCGTCGACGACGTGAAGGCGGCGCTGGAGGCCGCCGAGGGCGACGGCGATATCCCGGACGGCGTCGACCTCGAGGTCGGCTACGTCGGCTCGCCCGAGTACCGGATCAAGGTCCGCGCGCCCGACTACAAGACGGCCGAGGACCAGCTGGAGACCGCCGCGGCCCGCGCCCGAAAGGCGATCGAGGACGCCGGCGGCGTCGGCGAGTTCCACCGCGAGCGCCGCGAGGACGACGAGTAG
- a CDS encoding S9 family peptidase encodes MSALPLDAYYDLTQIGEVSLSPSGDRVAFTATEYDQAADEAVDSLFVVPTDDSREPHRLTSAPGASAPAWGPDGDRLAFVAARDRDVERRVGWRDRDEEGDGDEAEAADDENGGDDDAEDGDAPAGDDEPKPQVWLFDLALGGDARQVTERDEGVADFDWSPGGDRLVIESRDPTDEESDYLDQVREEGGPIETTRLQHKVNGVGWTDDVTPYLFVVDLDDPESDPRRLDDAYGGGAFQDIAGMDPHWGEGDRIAFTSCRLDRPDDTTVRDVYAVSPAGGDAERLTGGELSHGVPTWRPGRDELASVAGDPDDPPAPAEVYLVGGGRDDGKRDEGEAGDGVASLTADLDRTVARGGEPVWVDGAIYVPIADESHTRLVRVETDGTAERVFAAQGRDRALAGFDVAADGSTAVAVLSDPTDGTDLYAVDVADLGSETEANSLRRLTAVNDSLIEEFSVPEATRVEWESDGWTLDGVVYHDPDADPADGDHPLVVAIHGGPMSYDEPVFSFAHAALTSRGYLVFRPNYRGGTSRGREFTAQLTGAWGTAEVDDIAAGVASLVDRGWVDPDRVFGHGFSYGGIAQGFLVTREPDLFAAAAPEHGIYDLRSAFGTDDTHTWFEAEYGLPWENPEAYDASTAVLDAGNIETPLLVMAGGEDWRCPPSQSEQLYVAARKQGVDAELVVYPDEHHDIGDPDRAIHRLEKILGWYETHDPAAAEED; translated from the coding sequence ATGTCAGCGCTGCCGCTCGACGCCTACTACGACCTGACGCAGATCGGCGAGGTCTCCCTCTCCCCGTCCGGCGACCGCGTCGCCTTCACCGCGACCGAGTACGATCAGGCCGCCGACGAGGCGGTCGACTCCCTCTTCGTCGTCCCGACCGACGACTCCCGCGAGCCGCACCGGCTGACGAGCGCGCCCGGCGCCTCCGCGCCGGCGTGGGGGCCCGACGGCGACCGCCTCGCCTTCGTGGCCGCCCGCGACCGCGACGTCGAGCGACGCGTCGGGTGGCGGGACCGAGACGAGGAGGGCGACGGGGATGAGGCGGAAGCGGCGGACGACGAGAACGGGGGAGACGACGACGCCGAGGACGGGGACGCGCCCGCCGGCGACGACGAGCCCAAGCCCCAGGTGTGGCTGTTCGACCTCGCGTTGGGCGGCGACGCCCGACAGGTCACGGAGCGCGACGAGGGCGTCGCCGACTTCGACTGGTCGCCCGGTGGCGACCGGCTGGTGATCGAGTCGCGCGACCCGACCGACGAGGAGTCCGACTACCTCGATCAGGTGCGCGAGGAGGGCGGTCCGATCGAGACGACCCGGCTCCAGCACAAGGTGAACGGCGTCGGCTGGACCGACGACGTGACGCCGTACCTCTTCGTCGTCGACCTCGACGACCCCGAGAGCGACCCGCGACGCCTCGACGACGCGTACGGCGGCGGCGCCTTCCAGGACATCGCCGGGATGGACCCCCACTGGGGCGAGGGCGACCGGATCGCGTTCACCTCCTGCCGGCTCGACCGGCCCGACGACACCACCGTCCGCGACGTGTACGCGGTGTCGCCCGCGGGCGGCGACGCCGAGCGGCTCACCGGCGGCGAGCTCTCTCACGGCGTCCCGACGTGGCGCCCGGGACGCGACGAGCTGGCGTCCGTCGCGGGCGACCCGGACGACCCGCCCGCGCCGGCCGAGGTGTACCTCGTCGGCGGCGGGAGGGACGACGGTAAGAGAGACGAGGGCGAGGCGGGCGACGGCGTCGCCTCCCTCACGGCCGACCTCGACCGGACGGTCGCGCGCGGTGGCGAGCCGGTCTGGGTCGACGGAGCGATCTACGTCCCGATCGCCGACGAGAGCCACACGCGGCTCGTCCGGGTGGAGACCGACGGGACCGCCGAGCGCGTGTTCGCGGCGCAGGGGCGCGACCGCGCGCTGGCCGGCTTCGACGTCGCCGCGGACGGCTCGACGGCGGTGGCGGTGCTCTCGGACCCGACCGACGGGACCGACCTGTACGCGGTCGACGTCGCCGACCTCGGCTCGGAGACGGAAGCGAACTCGCTCCGCCGGCTCACGGCCGTCAACGACTCCCTGATCGAGGAGTTCTCGGTACCGGAGGCGACACGCGTCGAGTGGGAGTCGGACGGTTGGACGCTCGACGGCGTCGTCTACCACGACCCGGACGCCGACCCGGCCGACGGCGACCACCCGCTCGTGGTGGCGATCCACGGCGGGCCGATGTCGTACGACGAGCCCGTGTTCAGCTTCGCGCACGCCGCGTTAACGAGCCGCGGGTACCTCGTCTTCCGTCCGAACTACCGGGGCGGCACCTCCCGCGGCCGGGAGTTCACCGCCCAGCTGACCGGCGCGTGGGGGACCGCCGAGGTCGACGATATCGCCGCGGGCGTCGCGTCGCTCGTCGACCGCGGCTGGGTCGACCCCGACCGCGTGTTCGGGCACGGCTTCTCGTACGGGGGGATCGCGCAGGGGTTCCTCGTCACGCGGGAGCCCGACCTCTTCGCGGCCGCCGCGCCGGAACACGGCATCTACGACCTCCGGTCGGCGTTCGGCACCGACGACACGCACACGTGGTTCGAGGCGGAGTACGGCCTCCCGTGGGAGAACCCGGAGGCGTACGACGCCTCGACGGCCGTCCTCGACGCCGGGAACATCGAGACGCCGCTGCTCGTGATGGCCGGCGGGGAGGACTGGCGGTGCCCGCCCTCGCAGTCCGAGCAGCTGTACGTCGCGGCCCGGAAGCAGGGCGTCGACGCCGAGCTCGTCGTCTACCCGGACGAGCACCACGACATCGGCGACCCGGACCGGGCGATCCACCGGCTAGAGAAGATCCTCGGCTGGTACGAGACGCACGACCCCGCGGCCGCGGAAGAGGACTGA
- a CDS encoding VOC family protein gives MDGTFDHTMIRVEDLEESLDWYQTHLDYEEKGRWEADTFTNVYLGPEDVHEDGALLELTYNHGDHTYEIGDAWGHIAVRVPEDALQESYDQLMAEGVEDYRDPESCGNRYAFVKDPDGHEIEIVKRDYGEKWSIDHTMIRVEDADEALGYWTRKFEYTEQPSGRWEADTFSNYFMAPEDAPKEAMKLELTYNYDGREYTMGDGWGHLCVRVDDLDEAWEKLMTREAPDYRDPESCDHNYAFTKDQDGHEVELLVRE, from the coding sequence ATGGACGGAACCTTCGACCACACGATGATCCGCGTCGAGGACTTAGAGGAGAGCCTCGACTGGTACCAGACGCACCTCGACTACGAGGAGAAGGGCCGCTGGGAGGCGGACACGTTCACCAACGTCTACCTCGGCCCCGAGGACGTCCACGAGGACGGCGCGCTCTTGGAGCTCACTTACAACCACGGCGACCACACGTACGAGATCGGCGACGCGTGGGGCCACATCGCCGTGCGCGTCCCCGAGGACGCCCTCCAGGAGTCGTACGACCAGCTGATGGCGGAGGGCGTCGAGGACTACCGCGACCCCGAGTCCTGCGGGAACCGCTACGCGTTCGTGAAAGATCCCGACGGCCACGAGATCGAGATCGTCAAGCGCGACTACGGCGAGAAGTGGAGCATCGACCACACGATGATCCGCGTCGAGGACGCCGACGAGGCGCTCGGCTACTGGACCCGCAAGTTCGAGTACACGGAGCAGCCGAGTGGCCGCTGGGAGGCGGACACGTTCTCGAACTACTTCATGGCCCCCGAGGACGCCCCGAAGGAGGCGATGAAGCTGGAGCTCACCTACAACTACGACGGCCGCGAGTACACGATGGGCGACGGCTGGGGCCACCTCTGCGTCCGCGTCGACGACCTCGACGAGGCGTGGGAGAAGCTGATGACCCGCGAGGCGCCGGACTACCGCGACCCCGAGTCGTGCGACCACAACTACGCGTTCACGAAGGACCAGGACGGCCACGAGGTCGAACTGCTCGTCCGGGAGTAG
- a CDS encoding 30S ribosomal protein S27e, with product MAGSFHRVACGDCENEQVVFGKASSVVSCAVCGTTLATPTGGEAELHGEIVETVEAR from the coding sequence ATGGCGGGAAGCTTCCACCGCGTCGCCTGCGGCGACTGCGAGAACGAACAGGTCGTCTTCGGCAAGGCCTCCTCCGTGGTGTCGTGCGCGGTCTGCGGCACGACGCTCGCGACCCCGACCGGCGGGGAGGCCGAGCTCCACGGCGAGATCGTCGAAACCGTTGAGGCGCGGTAA
- a CDS encoding RNA-protein complex protein Nop10, whose product MKSDIRVCTNWETAHDRPVYTLGDSCPECDGPTANSAPAPFSPEDPYGEYRRRARRRGASE is encoded by the coding sequence GTGAAATCCGACATCCGCGTCTGCACGAACTGGGAGACGGCTCACGACCGCCCGGTGTACACGCTCGGCGACAGCTGTCCCGAGTGCGACGGCCCGACCGCGAACAGCGCGCCCGCGCCGTTCAGCCCCGAGGATCCCTACGGCGAGTACCGGCGGCGCGCGCGGCGCCGCGGGGCGTCCGAGTAA
- a CDS encoding proteasome assembly chaperone family protein, with product MDDIEIDEVATPELDDPVLIEGLPGVGHVGKLAAEHLLEEFDGELVRRVYTTEFPPQVSVDGDGVAELTCAEFHAVETDGADLLVLTGDHQAGSNAGHYTLTTTFLDIAEEFGATRAYALGGVPTGELVEEYTVLGAVSDADLIDGLTEAGVEFRPDEPAGGIVGVSGLVLGLGGRRGFDAACLMGETSGYLVDPKSARAVLEVLEAVLDFSVDYESLEDRAEEMEEVVGKIREMQDGPAVPDDDLRYIG from the coding sequence ATGGACGACATCGAGATCGACGAGGTGGCGACGCCGGAGCTCGACGACCCGGTGCTCATCGAGGGGCTCCCGGGCGTCGGCCACGTGGGGAAGCTGGCGGCGGAACACCTCCTCGAGGAGTTCGACGGCGAGTTAGTCCGCCGCGTGTACACGACGGAGTTCCCGCCGCAGGTGAGCGTCGACGGCGACGGGGTCGCGGAGCTGACCTGCGCCGAGTTCCACGCCGTCGAGACCGACGGCGCCGACCTGCTCGTGTTGACCGGCGACCACCAGGCCGGCTCGAACGCGGGGCACTACACGCTCACGACCACGTTCCTCGATATCGCCGAGGAGTTCGGCGCGACGCGGGCGTACGCGCTCGGCGGGGTTCCCACCGGGGAGCTCGTCGAGGAGTACACCGTGCTCGGCGCGGTCTCCGACGCGGACCTCATCGACGGACTGACGGAGGCCGGCGTCGAGTTCCGCCCCGACGAGCCCGCCGGCGGCATCGTCGGCGTCTCCGGGCTGGTGCTCGGGCTCGGCGGGCGCCGCGGCTTCGACGCCGCCTGTCTGATGGGCGAGACGAGCGGCTACCTCGTCGACCCCAAGAGCGCCCGCGCGGTGCTGGAGGTGCTCGAAGCGGTCCTCGACTTCTCCGTCGACTACGAGAGCTTAGAGGACCGCGCCGAGGAGATGGAAGAGGTCGTCGGCAAGATCCGCGAGATGCAGGACGGCCCCGCGGTGCCGGACGACGACCTGCGGTACATCGGGTAG
- a CDS encoding cyclase family protein, with product MFRDLSRPIETGMPTYPDDPEVTLAPDATHEADGYATSELRTGTHAGTHVDAPRHTLSEGETIDEIDPGRFAFDARLVDLRPLAPREAITAEALAGAVGEGAGAADGDSAEADSTVDLLVCRTGWAARWGTERYRDHPYLTETAATWCRERGVGVGLDAFGPDPTPAADGSLPTDDSPPTNDEPDGTPAHDALLNGGLPIVENLRGLAGLPARFRLYAFPLRLRGGDGSPVRAVAEWEE from the coding sequence GTGTTCCGCGACCTCTCCCGCCCGATCGAGACGGGGATGCCGACCTACCCCGACGACCCCGAGGTGACGCTCGCGCCCGACGCGACCCACGAGGCCGACGGCTACGCGACGAGCGAGCTCCGGACCGGGACCCACGCCGGGACCCACGTCGACGCGCCCCGGCACACGCTCTCCGAGGGGGAGACGATCGACGAGATCGATCCGGGCCGGTTCGCGTTCGACGCCCGCCTCGTGGACCTCCGGCCGCTGGCGCCGCGGGAGGCGATCACGGCCGAGGCGCTGGCGGGGGCGGTCGGGGAGGGAGCGGGCGCGGCCGACGGCGACTCGGCGGAGGCCGACTCCACGGTCGACCTTCTCGTCTGCCGTACCGGCTGGGCCGCTCGCTGGGGGACCGAGCGCTACCGCGACCACCCGTACCTGACCGAGACCGCTGCGACGTGGTGTCGAGAGCGAGGCGTCGGCGTCGGGCTCGACGCGTTCGGGCCGGACCCGACGCCGGCCGCGGACGGGTCGCTTCCGACGGACGACTCACCCCCGACGAACGACGAGCCTGACGGCACGCCCGCTCACGACGCCCTTTTAAATGGCGGCCTGCCGATCGTCGAGAACCTCCGCGGGCTCGCCGGGCTGCCGGCGCGGTTCCGGCTGTACGCGTTCCCGCTCCGCCTGCGCGGCGGGGACGGGTCGCCGGTGCGGGCCGTCGCGGAGTGGGAGGAGTGA
- a CDS encoding beta-ketoacyl synthase N-terminal-like domain-containing protein yields the protein MTDARVAGVGLTRFGSHEDRAGRDLFATAAERAFEDAGVPRGDVEELNYGNFMGALAEHQGHQAPLMAEAAGVRCPATRYESACASAGVAVREAVRTVAAGDADVVLAGGMERMTNLPTAEVTEGLAMAADDLFEVRSGVTFPGAYALMATAYFDAYGGERRDLAHIASKNHANALPNEYAQFRREVSVDEAMDAPPVAEPLHLYDACPITDGASALVIVSAEYAAEHDVDAPVAVTGTGQGTDRMALGDREYLARTPAADDAAEAAYAAAGVGPDDVDVAEVHDCFTIAEVLATESLGLFEVGEGIAAAREGVTTADGDLPVNLSGGLKAKGHPVGATGGSQIAELTRLLRGDHPNSEHVPDADVGVAHNAGGTVASAVVHVLEVAE from the coding sequence ATGACCGACGCACGCGTCGCCGGAGTCGGGCTCACGCGCTTCGGGAGCCACGAGGACCGCGCGGGACGCGACCTCTTCGCGACGGCAGCGGAGCGCGCGTTCGAGGACGCCGGCGTCCCGCGAGGGGACGTCGAGGAACTGAACTACGGGAACTTCATGGGCGCGCTCGCCGAGCACCAGGGCCACCAGGCGCCGCTGATGGCCGAGGCCGCCGGCGTGCGCTGCCCCGCGACCCGGTACGAGTCGGCGTGCGCCTCCGCGGGCGTCGCGGTCCGCGAGGCCGTCCGGACCGTCGCCGCGGGCGACGCCGACGTCGTCCTCGCGGGCGGGATGGAGCGCATGACGAACCTGCCGACCGCCGAGGTGACGGAGGGGCTCGCGATGGCCGCCGACGACCTGTTCGAGGTGCGGTCGGGCGTCACGTTCCCCGGCGCGTACGCGCTGATGGCGACCGCCTACTTCGACGCGTACGGCGGGGAGCGCCGGGACCTGGCCCATATTGCGTCGAAGAACCACGCGAACGCGCTCCCGAACGAGTACGCCCAGTTCCGCCGGGAGGTGTCCGTCGACGAGGCGATGGACGCGCCGCCGGTCGCCGAGCCGCTCCACCTCTACGACGCCTGCCCGATCACCGACGGCGCGAGCGCGCTCGTGATCGTCTCCGCGGAGTACGCCGCGGAACACGACGTGGACGCCCCCGTCGCGGTGACGGGGACCGGACAGGGGACCGACCGAATGGCGCTCGGCGACCGCGAGTACCTCGCGCGCACGCCGGCCGCCGACGACGCCGCCGAGGCGGCCTACGCGGCCGCCGGCGTGGGACCGGACGACGTCGACGTCGCGGAGGTCCACGACTGCTTCACCATCGCCGAGGTGCTCGCCACGGAGTCGCTCGGGCTCTTCGAGGTCGGCGAGGGGATCGCCGCCGCGCGCGAGGGGGTCACGACCGCCGACGGCGACCTCCCGGTGAACCTCTCGGGCGGCCTGAAGGCGAAGGGGCACCCGGTCGGCGCGACCGGGGGCTCGCAGATCGCCGAGCTGACGCGGCTGCTCCGCGGCGACCATCCGAACAGCGAGCACGTCCCCGACGCCGACGTGGGCGTCGCGCACAACGCCGGCGGGACCGTCGCCAGCGCGGTCGTCCACGTGCTGGAGGTGGCGGAATGA
- a CDS encoding 50S ribosomal protein L44e translates to MEMPRRFNTYCPHCDSHHEHEVEKVRSGRATGMKRDARQRRRALATIGNAGGYSKVPGGDKPTKKTHLKYRCGDCGKAHMREGWRAGRLTFQE, encoded by the coding sequence ATGGAGATGCCACGTCGTTTCAACACGTACTGTCCACACTGTGACTCGCACCACGAGCACGAAGTGGAGAAGGTTCGATCGGGTCGGGCGACCGGAATGAAGCGAGACGCGCGCCAGCGGCGCCGCGCGCTCGCGACCATCGGCAACGCCGGCGGGTACTCGAAGGTGCCCGGGGGCGACAAGCCGACGAAGAAGACCCACCTGAAGTACCGCTGCGGCGACTGCGGCAAGGCCCACATGCGCGAGGGATGGCGCGCCGGCCGACTCACCTTCCAGGAGTAA